A section of the Castanea sativa cultivar Marrone di Chiusa Pesio chromosome 12, ASM4071231v1 genome encodes:
- the LOC142620031 gene encoding ABC transporter I family member 21-like — MADGEEENNSIRVCGMQFSYEGQPPIFADFNLNIQPGSRCLLVGANGSGKTTLLKILAGKHMVGGRDVVRVLNRSAFHDTQLVCDGDLSYLGGSWSKTIGSAGEVPLQGDFSAEHMIFGVEGIDPVRRDKLIDLLDIDLRWRMHKVSDGQRRRVQICMGLLHPFKVLLLDEVTVDLDVVARMDLLDYFKEECEQRGTTIVYATHIFDGLETWASHLAYIQDGELRRSEKLSEVNELKNSSNLLSVVESWLRAETKCEKKKHVNPPAQVQKTSTLGTSPFMSSRHMAYYR; from the exons ATGGCGGACGGAGAAGAAGAGAACAACAGTATCAGAGTATGTGGCATGCAATTCTCATACGAAGGCCAACCACCCATCTTCGCCGACTTCAACCTCAACATCCAACCCGGATCTCGATGCCTCCTCGTTGGCGCCAACGGATCTg GAAAGACCACTTTGCTGAAGATTCTTGCGGGTAAGCATATGGTGGGAGGGAGAGACGTGGTGCGTGTGCTGAATCGTTCGGCTTTTCATGACACCCAGTTGGTGTGTGATGGTGACTTATCCTATTTGGGAGGATCTTGGAGTAAAACCATTGGCTCTGCT GGTGAGGTTCCACTTCAGGGTGATTTTTCTGCCGAACATATGATATTTGGAG TTGAAGGGATTGACCCTGTAAGGAGAGACAAGCTGATTGATCTACTAGATATTGATCTGCGATGGAGAATGCATAAGGTATCTGATGGGCAGAGGCGTCGAGTCCAAATCTGCATGGGTCTTCTTCATCCTTTCAAG GTCCTTTTGCTAGATGAAGTTACAGTTGACCTGGATGTTGTTGCTAGAATGGATTTACTTGACTATTTCAAGGAAGAATGCGAACAG AGAGGAACCACAATAGTATATGCAACCCATATTTTTGATGGCCTGGAGACATGGGCATCACATCTGGCATACATCCAAGATGGTGAGTTGAGGAGGTCGGAGAAGTTATCAGAGGTTAATGAGTTGAAGAATTCATCCAATTTGCTTTCAGTGGTTGAGTCATGGCTCCGCGCTGAAACCAAATGCgagaaaaagaaacatgttaACCCTCCTGCTCAAGTCCAGAAGACATCTACTTTGGGTACTTCTCCTTTTATGTCATCCAGACACATGGCATACTATCGTTAA